One Tunturibacter gelidoferens genomic region harbors:
- a CDS encoding anti-sigma factor family protein codes for MDHFEATQSKAVEKYLLGEMSPLERDEFEAHFFDCPECAADLRATAAFLDTAKHELKSFPRSKPASEAPKRSRSILQWKPVFAWTALAASLLVTAYQNIVVYPHLTNEIAQLKAPEILPSLSLVNGNSRGDGAAAITVSKAKPFLLLVDVPTQDRFMSYTCSLYSPSGSLAWHVQVSAQEAKDTVSIRVPGVEKVAGSYTLVVRGDTDRASVGPAVELAHYRFTLNVQD; via the coding sequence ATGGACCATTTCGAAGCCACACAGAGCAAAGCGGTAGAGAAGTATTTGCTGGGAGAGATGTCCCCTCTAGAGCGTGATGAGTTCGAAGCACACTTCTTCGACTGTCCGGAGTGCGCTGCCGATCTCCGCGCGACTGCTGCATTCCTTGATACAGCAAAGCATGAACTCAAGTCTTTTCCCCGTTCGAAGCCGGCGTCGGAGGCCCCGAAGAGATCCCGCTCTATTCTGCAGTGGAAGCCGGTATTTGCCTGGACGGCACTGGCGGCGTCGCTGCTGGTAACCGCTTACCAAAATATCGTGGTGTATCCACATTTGACTAACGAGATTGCTCAGTTGAAGGCTCCAGAGATTCTGCCTTCTCTCTCCTTAGTAAACGGAAATAGCCGCGGCGACGGCGCGGCAGCGATCACAGTGTCGAAAGCTAAACCCTTTCTTTTACTTGTCGATGTTCCTACACAAGACCGTTTTATGAGCTACACTTGCTCTCTGTATTCACCTTCCGGCTCGCTTGCCTGGCACGTCCAGGTCTCTGCGCAGGAAGCGAAGGATACTGTTTCGATACGAGTCCCCGGAGTCGAAAAGGTGGCGGGCAGTTACACCTTGGTAGTACGGGGAGATACGGATCGAGCTTCGGTTGGGCCCGCTGTTGAACTAGCTCACTATCGCTTTACTTTGAACGTTCAGGATTAG
- a CDS encoding RNA polymerase sigma factor: MQFFAFDAAYLERLRSGDARTEEHFVSYFGELIQLKLRSRLNSREAIEDVRQETFVRVLVLVRSAHGLREPDRLGAFVNSVCNHVLLEHYRSKNKTESFLDPDTEASLVNHEPSALSLLETKDAHRIVHQIMAELTERDRRLLQSVLLDERDKDEVCAEFGINREYLRVLVHRAKQSFKSFYISHLGDSRMN; encoded by the coding sequence TTGCAATTTTTTGCGTTCGACGCGGCTTATCTGGAGAGGCTCCGATCCGGAGACGCCCGCACCGAGGAGCACTTTGTAAGCTACTTCGGAGAACTGATCCAGCTTAAGCTGCGTTCGCGATTAAACTCCAGAGAAGCCATCGAAGATGTGAGACAGGAGACCTTTGTGCGGGTGTTGGTGCTGGTGCGCTCGGCACATGGCCTGAGGGAGCCTGACCGTCTGGGTGCGTTTGTCAATTCGGTTTGTAACCATGTGTTGCTGGAGCATTACCGTTCCAAGAACAAGACCGAGTCATTCCTCGACCCCGACACGGAAGCGTCCCTGGTGAATCATGAACCGAGTGCTCTCAGTCTTCTTGAGACGAAGGATGCGCATCGAATCGTTCATCAGATTATGGCGGAGTTGACCGAGCGGGATAGGCGGCTGCTGCAATCGGTGTTGCTGGATGAGCGCGACAAGGATGAGGTTTGCGCCGAGTTTGGCATAAACCGGGAGTATCTGAGGGTGTTGGTACACCGGGCCAAGCAGTCTTTCAAGTCTTTTTATATAAGCCACTTAGGCGACAGCAGAATGAACTAA
- a CDS encoding CoA-acylating methylmalonate-semialdehyde dehydrogenase, whose translation MSATSTLTPPKATDRQLREVHHWVNGEIMVGVSGQFGDIYNPATGKIQAKVALATSAEVDVAVAAAAAAFPGWSSLPALRRARVLFRFREIFERRLDEVATLLTSEHGKVFSDAKGEATRGLEVVEFATGIPQLLKGEFTEQVGSDIDSWSMRQPLGVVAGITPFNFPAMVPMWMFPIALACGNTFVLKPSERDPSASLLLAEMLKEAGLPAGVFNVVHGDKTAVDALLAHPTVQAISFVGSTPIAEYVYREGTRHGKRVQALGGAKNHMIVMPDADLDQAADALVGAAYGSAGERCMAISVAVTVGNATADKLIGKIEHRIEGLQMGDGMKEGAELGPLVTKAHLERVTSYLQHGESEGAELVVDGRKNALTKGEGFFLGACLFDHVKPEMKIYREEIFGPVLGILRASDFETALQLINEHEYGNGTSIFTRDGDTARDFAHRVQAGMVGINVPIPVPMAFHSFGGWKRSLFGDHAMYGPEGIRFYTRLKTITSRWPTGIRKGVDTSMPTLG comes from the coding sequence ATGTCCGCCACATCCACACTGACCCCACCCAAAGCCACTGACCGCCAATTGAGAGAGGTCCACCACTGGGTTAACGGCGAAATCATGGTCGGAGTTTCCGGACAGTTCGGGGACATCTACAACCCCGCTACCGGGAAGATCCAGGCCAAGGTCGCGCTCGCAACCAGCGCCGAGGTGGATGTCGCTGTAGCCGCCGCCGCTGCCGCATTTCCAGGATGGTCGTCACTGCCGGCCCTCCGCAGAGCCCGTGTACTCTTTCGGTTTCGTGAAATCTTCGAGCGCCGTCTCGACGAGGTGGCGACCCTACTTACCAGCGAGCACGGCAAGGTCTTCTCCGATGCGAAAGGCGAGGCCACTCGCGGGCTCGAAGTCGTCGAGTTTGCGACTGGCATCCCCCAGTTGCTCAAAGGGGAATTTACCGAACAGGTTGGCTCCGATATTGATAGCTGGTCCATGCGGCAACCTCTCGGCGTCGTAGCGGGGATTACACCCTTCAACTTCCCGGCGATGGTGCCCATGTGGATGTTCCCCATCGCCCTCGCGTGCGGCAACACCTTCGTTCTCAAGCCAAGCGAGCGCGACCCCAGCGCTTCGCTGCTCCTCGCTGAGATGCTCAAGGAAGCTGGCCTGCCCGCCGGAGTCTTCAACGTCGTCCACGGCGACAAGACCGCAGTCGACGCGCTCCTCGCCCATCCAACCGTACAGGCGATAAGCTTCGTAGGCTCCACGCCGATCGCCGAGTACGTCTACCGCGAAGGAACCAGACACGGCAAACGCGTGCAGGCTCTCGGCGGCGCCAAGAATCATATGATCGTCATGCCCGACGCGGACCTCGATCAGGCCGCCGACGCGCTCGTCGGCGCAGCCTACGGATCTGCAGGCGAGCGATGCATGGCAATCTCAGTAGCCGTGACAGTAGGCAATGCCACCGCCGACAAGCTGATCGGCAAAATCGAGCATCGCATCGAAGGCTTGCAGATGGGCGATGGTATGAAAGAGGGCGCAGAACTTGGCCCGCTGGTCACAAAAGCCCATCTCGAACGAGTCACCAGCTACCTGCAACACGGTGAGTCCGAGGGGGCAGAATTAGTGGTTGATGGACGCAAGAATGCGCTCACCAAGGGGGAAGGCTTCTTCCTTGGCGCTTGCCTCTTCGATCACGTCAAGCCAGAGATGAAGATCTATCGCGAGGAGATCTTCGGTCCAGTGTTGGGCATCCTACGAGCCAGCGACTTCGAAACAGCGCTGCAGCTGATCAATGAACATGAATACGGCAACGGCACCTCCATCTTCACGCGCGATGGCGACACAGCACGAGACTTCGCGCACCGAGTACAGGCCGGCATGGTCGGCATCAACGTCCCCATCCCTGTTCCGATGGCGTTCCATAGTTTCGGCGGATGGAAGCGTTCTCTATTCGGGGATCACGCGATGTATGGCCCGGAGGGTATCCGCTTCTACACCAGACTGAAAACAATCACGTCTCGCTGGCCCACGGGCATACGCAAGGGCGTCGACACTTCCATGCCAACTCTAGGCTAG
- a CDS encoding aspartate aminotransferase family protein translates to MSPIDVVEPKSSNKSEPLTSQQVVDLTRQHNYGTWRFQKGWNPMHIVDAEGCYIVDGSGKRYLDFSSQLMCSNLGHKNQAVIDAIARQAQELSYAMPGYATTARAELSQLLLEVLPKGLSKFFFTTSGTEANEAAFKIARMYTGKTKIIARYRSYHGSTAGSIAATGDPRRWAMEPGGKGPGVLFAPEVHCYKCPIKHAYPGCGIACADYIEHMIRNESDVAAVLVEPIVGTNGVIVPPEEYMPKLRRICDEYGVLLIADEVMTGWGRTGEWFAMNHWGVVPDILVTAKGITSAYVPLGLCATNEKIAEFFQDHYFAHGHTYEAHPLTLAPAVATIHEMQRLGLVERARELAPYVEGKLMELKAKHPSIGDVRGKGLFWAVDLVKDQITKEPFNTYSDKVSGKPLLVDQIAAKILADGVTIQAWVSHFVIAPPLIVTKEQIDLGISVLDRHLNLADAAVGA, encoded by the coding sequence ATGAGTCCCATTGATGTCGTCGAGCCTAAGAGCTCCAATAAGTCAGAACCGCTCACCAGCCAGCAGGTTGTCGACCTGACACGACAGCATAACTACGGCACTTGGCGATTCCAAAAAGGTTGGAACCCGATGCACATCGTCGACGCGGAGGGCTGCTATATCGTCGACGGATCGGGCAAGCGGTATCTGGACTTTTCGTCGCAGTTGATGTGCTCAAACCTTGGTCACAAGAATCAAGCTGTTATTGATGCGATTGCGCGGCAGGCACAAGAGCTGAGCTACGCTATGCCGGGCTACGCTACTACGGCACGAGCGGAGTTGTCTCAGCTTCTACTCGAAGTGTTACCCAAGGGCCTCAGTAAGTTTTTCTTTACCACTTCCGGCACAGAGGCTAACGAGGCGGCCTTCAAGATTGCGCGCATGTATACCGGAAAGACGAAGATCATCGCTCGCTACCGCTCTTACCATGGCTCGACTGCTGGCTCAATCGCTGCAACTGGAGACCCACGGCGGTGGGCTATGGAGCCGGGCGGTAAGGGTCCGGGTGTTCTCTTTGCGCCGGAGGTTCACTGTTACAAATGCCCGATCAAACATGCCTATCCGGGATGTGGCATTGCGTGCGCGGACTACATTGAGCATATGATCCGCAATGAATCGGATGTGGCTGCTGTTCTGGTGGAGCCTATCGTTGGAACGAACGGCGTGATCGTTCCTCCGGAAGAGTACATGCCGAAACTTCGCCGGATCTGCGACGAATATGGCGTTCTGCTGATTGCGGATGAGGTGATGACTGGTTGGGGGCGCACGGGCGAGTGGTTTGCGATGAACCACTGGGGAGTCGTTCCGGACATTCTCGTTACGGCCAAAGGGATTACTTCGGCTTATGTGCCGCTGGGACTTTGCGCGACGAATGAGAAGATCGCCGAGTTCTTTCAGGATCATTACTTCGCTCATGGTCATACGTATGAGGCGCATCCGCTTACGCTTGCTCCTGCGGTTGCTACGATTCATGAGATGCAGCGGCTTGGTCTTGTGGAGCGCGCGCGTGAGCTTGCGCCCTATGTTGAAGGCAAGCTCATGGAGTTGAAGGCTAAACATCCAAGTATCGGAGATGTTCGGGGAAAGGGCCTTTTCTGGGCGGTCGACCTGGTGAAGGATCAAATCACTAAGGAGCCTTTCAACACTTATTCCGATAAAGTTTCTGGGAAGCCACTGCTAGTGGATCAGATCGCGGCGAAGATACTGGCGGATGGAGTCACGATCCAGGCATGGGTTTCACACTTTGTGATTGCTCCGCCGCTGATTGTGACTAAAGAACAGATTGATCTTGGCATCTCGGTTCTGGATAGGCATCTGAACTTGGCTGACGCTGCTGTCGGAGCTTGA
- a CDS encoding NCS1 family nucleobase:cation symporter-1, translated as MAVSSISTRALDQSAADLAVKHDSRLYNADLAPTVAAQRTWGTYNYIALWFSMSMEVTTYMLASSLIAGGMNWKQAILTILLGNLIVLVPMLLNAHAGAKYGIPFPVFVRASFGTRGANLPAMLRAVVACGWFGIQSWLGGQAIAAMIGVLWPQTADMPFVLWASFLGFWLLNMYVVWRGVESIRFLQSFSAPFMLVMSLTLLFWMLHKAGGFGPMLSAPSHFHTTGSFLRFFFPSLTAMVGYWATLSLNIPDFTRYARSQDSQIVGQAFGLPVAMVLYSFIGIACTSASVTIFGEPVWSPITLLGRFHQPFAALLALVALLIATLNVNIGANVVSPSNDFSNLAPGLISFRTGGLITGLLGLAMMPWKLMSSFGNYIFGWLIGYSGLLGPVAGIMVADYFLIRGTRLDTVSLYRRGGPYEYTRGINPRAIIALGAGVIVALIGRAVPSLRFLYDYAWFVGFFVAAVSYYLLMLGYRADLRTGVAS; from the coding sequence ATGGCAGTGAGTTCGATTTCGACGCGAGCTCTCGATCAATCCGCGGCGGATCTCGCAGTGAAACATGACTCGCGCCTCTATAACGCGGATCTGGCACCTACTGTCGCTGCGCAGCGAACGTGGGGGACTTATAACTACATCGCGTTGTGGTTCTCCATGTCGATGGAGGTGACGACGTATATGCTTGCGTCTTCGCTGATCGCGGGCGGCATGAACTGGAAGCAGGCGATTTTGACGATCCTTCTGGGGAATCTGATCGTACTGGTGCCGATGCTGCTGAACGCGCACGCGGGGGCGAAGTACGGTATTCCCTTCCCCGTGTTTGTCCGTGCGAGCTTTGGGACACGGGGAGCTAATCTTCCGGCGATGCTGCGGGCCGTTGTGGCCTGCGGATGGTTCGGGATCCAGTCGTGGCTTGGAGGGCAGGCTATTGCAGCGATGATCGGTGTGCTGTGGCCTCAGACCGCAGATATGCCCTTCGTGTTGTGGGCGAGCTTTCTTGGATTCTGGCTCCTGAATATGTATGTCGTTTGGCGAGGCGTCGAGTCGATCCGATTTTTGCAGAGTTTCTCTGCTCCCTTCATGCTCGTTATGTCGCTGACGCTTCTCTTCTGGATGCTGCATAAGGCGGGTGGGTTTGGCCCGATGCTTTCGGCACCTAGCCATTTCCATACGACTGGCAGCTTTCTTCGGTTCTTCTTTCCGTCGCTGACGGCGATGGTTGGGTACTGGGCGACGCTGTCGCTGAATATCCCGGACTTTACTCGCTATGCGAGGTCTCAAGATTCGCAGATCGTCGGGCAGGCTTTCGGTTTGCCGGTTGCGATGGTGCTTTACTCGTTCATCGGGATCGCGTGCACTTCGGCGTCTGTAACTATCTTTGGAGAGCCGGTTTGGTCGCCGATCACTTTGCTTGGGCGATTTCATCAACCGTTCGCAGCTTTGCTGGCGCTGGTTGCTCTTTTGATTGCGACACTGAATGTGAACATCGGCGCGAATGTGGTGTCACCGTCAAACGACTTCTCAAACCTTGCTCCTGGACTGATCAGCTTCCGAACTGGGGGATTGATTACCGGCCTGTTAGGGCTCGCGATGATGCCGTGGAAGCTGATGAGCAGCTTCGGCAACTACATCTTTGGGTGGCTCATCGGCTACTCGGGATTGCTGGGACCGGTTGCAGGCATCATGGTCGCGGATTATTTTTTGATTCGTGGGACGCGGCTGGATACGGTGTCTCTGTATCGTCGCGGAGGACCCTACGAGTACACTCGTGGGATCAATCCCAGAGCGATCATTGCGCTGGGCGCCGGTGTAATTGTCGCTCTAATTGGTCGTGCTGTTCCCTCCTTGCGGTTCCTCTACGATTACGCGTGGTTCGTTGGTTTCTTTGTTGCGGCGGTCAGCTACTATCTGCTCATGTTGGGGTATCGAGCGGACCTTCGCACGGGAGTGGCGTCGTGA
- the hydA gene encoding dihydropyrimidinase, whose amino-acid sequence MGTLIQNGIVVTADRSEKADVLIDGSTVSEVRASIDPAGHTVVDAAGLFVLPGGIDAHTHMDMPFGGTVSADDFLTGTRAAAIGGTTTIVDFAIQAKGTRMRDALDIWMAKADGKACIDYGLHMIVTDLGSDNGKQGLHDMDDMVREGVASFKLFMAYPNVLMVDDGTIFKALQQTAKNGALVCMHAENGSAIDVIVQQALAEGKTAPVYHALTRPTKAEAEAVNRSIALAEMAGVPVYIVHLSSEDALNQVREARDRGVPAFAETCPQYLLLSIEDQMPGKSFEEAKYVFTPPLREKKNQPKLWDGLATDNLQVVSTDHCPFCFADQKQLGRDDFSKIPNGGPGVENRMQLLYHFGVNAGKISLQRFVEITSTAPARIFGMYPKKGTIAAGSDADIVLWDPEVEHVISATTHNMRCDFSLFEGWKVKGNARRVYSRGELVADGGGYVAAVGRGQYLRREARGGAWQ is encoded by the coding sequence ATGGGAACTCTGATTCAGAACGGCATCGTTGTCACAGCCGATCGCTCCGAAAAGGCAGACGTGTTGATTGATGGCAGCACGGTATCGGAGGTGCGGGCTAGCATCGATCCTGCGGGGCATACGGTTGTGGACGCTGCTGGGCTCTTTGTCTTGCCGGGCGGTATCGACGCGCATACGCATATGGATATGCCGTTTGGGGGGACGGTCTCTGCAGACGACTTCCTGACCGGCACGCGTGCAGCGGCGATCGGCGGGACAACTACTATCGTCGATTTTGCGATTCAGGCGAAGGGAACGCGGATGCGGGATGCGCTGGATATCTGGATGGCGAAGGCCGACGGCAAGGCTTGCATTGACTATGGGTTGCATATGATCGTGACCGATCTTGGCTCCGACAATGGCAAGCAGGGACTGCACGATATGGACGACATGGTTCGGGAAGGTGTCGCCAGCTTCAAGCTTTTTATGGCTTATCCGAATGTGCTGATGGTAGATGACGGCACGATCTTCAAAGCGCTGCAGCAGACTGCGAAGAATGGTGCGCTGGTGTGTATGCACGCCGAGAATGGCAGTGCGATCGATGTGATTGTGCAGCAGGCGCTTGCGGAGGGGAAGACTGCTCCTGTTTATCATGCGCTTACAAGGCCGACAAAGGCCGAGGCTGAGGCGGTGAACCGCTCGATCGCCCTGGCCGAGATGGCTGGAGTGCCCGTGTACATCGTTCATCTCTCGAGCGAAGACGCGCTGAACCAGGTTCGCGAGGCGCGTGACCGTGGCGTTCCGGCGTTCGCAGAGACGTGTCCACAGTATCTCTTGTTGTCGATCGAAGACCAGATGCCCGGAAAGAGTTTCGAGGAGGCGAAGTATGTCTTCACTCCTCCGCTGCGCGAGAAGAAGAACCAGCCGAAGCTTTGGGATGGGCTGGCTACGGATAATTTGCAGGTGGTTTCGACCGATCACTGCCCGTTCTGCTTTGCGGATCAGAAGCAGCTAGGGAGGGACGACTTCAGCAAGATTCCCAACGGCGGTCCCGGCGTGGAGAATCGAATGCAGTTGCTGTATCACTTCGGCGTGAATGCGGGAAAGATTTCGCTGCAGCGCTTCGTCGAGATTACGTCCACCGCGCCAGCGCGCATCTTCGGGATGTATCCGAAGAAGGGGACGATTGCTGCAGGCTCCGATGCAGATATCGTTCTGTGGGATCCCGAGGTGGAACACGTTATCTCCGCAACAACCCACAACATGCGGTGTGATTTTTCTCTGTTTGAAGGATGGAAGGTGAAGGGCAATGCACGGCGGGTTTACTCGCGCGGTGAGCTTGTTGCAGATGGAGGAGGGTATGTTGCTGCGGTTGGCCGCGGTCAGTATCTACGGCGAGAGGCAAGGGGAGGGGCATGGCAGTGA
- the preA gene encoding NAD-dependent dihydropyrimidine dehydrogenase subunit PreA, translating to MSRPKPTLASTFCGIECLNPFWLASAPPTNCGEQVMRAFDAGWGGAVWKTIGEPITNVSSRYSSIDWEGRRMMGFNNIELISDRPIEVNLQEIAEVKRRYPKHVVIASLMVESKRESWHDIVQRAEDAGADGLELNFGCPHGMSERGMGSAVGQVPEYCEQITGWVKEKARTPVIVKLTPNISDIRVPARAAKRGGADALSAINTINSITGIDLDTFQPNPNVDGKSSHGGYCGPAVKPIALNMVQQIQADAASVLPLSGIGGIGSWRDATEFILLGCNTVQVCTAAMHYGYRIVEDMQDGLLNWMGEKGFATIEDFRGLSLPNVLEWKQLNLNYQIVARIHKDLCIGCQLCYTACWDGAHQCIHLDRTAAAPDTTRTPGIVEAESARRISTTPIPKLDAETSGRTNAITPLERIPRVDEDHCVGCNLCSLVCPVENCITMERIDKDLPFESWEERVAKGLVPTGASEVMSTNT from the coding sequence ATGTCCAGACCTAAGCCAACACTTGCAAGCACTTTCTGCGGCATTGAGTGCCTCAATCCGTTTTGGCTGGCGTCTGCTCCGCCTACAAACTGCGGTGAGCAAGTGATGCGGGCCTTCGATGCGGGTTGGGGGGGAGCCGTTTGGAAGACGATCGGGGAGCCGATTACCAATGTGAGTTCGCGCTACTCGTCGATCGATTGGGAGGGGCGGCGGATGATGGGCTTCAATAATATCGAGCTCATCTCGGATCGCCCGATCGAGGTGAACCTGCAGGAGATCGCTGAGGTCAAGCGGAGGTATCCGAAGCATGTAGTGATCGCTTCGCTGATGGTTGAGAGCAAGCGTGAGAGCTGGCATGACATTGTCCAACGGGCGGAGGATGCTGGCGCAGACGGGTTAGAACTTAACTTTGGGTGTCCGCATGGGATGAGCGAACGGGGCATGGGATCTGCGGTGGGACAGGTACCGGAGTACTGCGAGCAGATTACTGGATGGGTGAAGGAAAAGGCTCGAACGCCTGTGATTGTTAAGCTGACACCGAACATCTCGGATATTCGTGTGCCTGCGCGAGCTGCAAAGCGCGGAGGGGCCGATGCACTCTCCGCGATCAATACGATTAACTCGATTACAGGCATCGATCTTGATACGTTTCAGCCAAATCCAAATGTAGACGGCAAGAGTTCACACGGCGGCTACTGCGGGCCTGCAGTGAAACCGATTGCGCTCAATATGGTTCAACAGATTCAGGCTGACGCTGCGAGTGTGCTTCCTCTGTCAGGGATTGGCGGGATTGGAAGTTGGCGAGATGCGACAGAGTTTATTTTGTTGGGCTGCAACACTGTGCAGGTATGCACTGCCGCGATGCACTACGGCTACAGAATCGTCGAAGATATGCAGGACGGACTGTTGAATTGGATGGGGGAAAAGGGATTCGCTACGATCGAAGACTTTCGCGGGTTATCACTTCCGAATGTTCTCGAGTGGAAACAGCTTAATCTGAACTATCAGATCGTTGCGCGTATTCATAAGGATTTATGCATCGGATGCCAGCTTTGCTATACGGCCTGTTGGGACGGCGCACATCAGTGCATCCATCTTGATCGCACCGCCGCTGCGCCCGATACGACACGAACGCCGGGGATCGTCGAGGCTGAATCTGCGCGGCGAATTTCGACTACGCCGATTCCGAAACTTGACGCGGAAACTTCGGGCAGGACTAACGCGATTACCCCGCTTGAGCGCATTCCTCGCGTAGACGAAGACCATTGTGTGGGCTGCAATCTTTGTTCGCTGGTTTGCCCTGTTGAGAACTGCATCACGATGGAGCGCATTGACAAAGACCTTCCATTCGAGAGTTGGGAGGAGCGTGTTGCCAAAGGCTTGGTCCCAACGGGCGCTAGTGAAGTGATGAGTACGAATACATGA
- a CDS encoding NAD(P)-dependent oxidoreductase, protein MSERVPFPLQIVTAPKVAERFGDLHPPFDRQAAVPEANRCLYCFDAPCTIACPTHIDVPGFIKKIASGNLSGSARTILDANILGASCSRACPVEVLCEGACVMHRYNKQPIQIARLQRFAMDALYESGAPLPFEPGAETGLSVALIGAGPASLACAAELRRRGIRARLYDARPLPGGLNTYGVAEYKLPLVESLREIEMLSQLGVDFHFETRIDASGLAELERKHDAVFLGIGLGAIHQLGVSGEALAGVTNALDLIAGYKSGSLTTVPERVVVVGAGNTAIDAAIAAVRLGAADVRIVYRRGAEQMSAFRFEYEHAKNEGVKFLWHVQPTGVRGDRVVEGIELTKLESTEDGSIVPQMGSEFVLEVDLIVLSIGQATHAAFLFESSSTFGKIQLERGRIVIDRATGQTSYPKFFAGGDCTNGGREVVDAVADGKRAGIGIAKWLEVQYVQT, encoded by the coding sequence ATGAGCGAGCGAGTTCCCTTTCCTCTGCAGATCGTAACTGCGCCCAAGGTGGCAGAACGTTTTGGCGATCTGCATCCACCGTTCGACAGGCAGGCGGCGGTGCCTGAGGCGAATCGCTGTCTCTATTGCTTCGATGCGCCGTGTACGATCGCTTGTCCGACGCACATCGATGTGCCGGGCTTCATCAAGAAGATTGCAAGCGGGAATCTTTCTGGCTCCGCGCGCACGATACTGGATGCGAATATTCTGGGTGCCAGTTGCTCTCGCGCTTGTCCGGTAGAGGTGCTTTGCGAAGGGGCTTGTGTGATGCATCGCTACAACAAACAGCCGATTCAGATTGCGCGGCTTCAGCGCTTCGCGATGGATGCGTTGTACGAAAGCGGAGCTCCGCTGCCGTTTGAACCTGGAGCTGAGACTGGGCTGTCGGTCGCGTTGATCGGCGCGGGACCTGCTTCACTTGCTTGCGCTGCCGAGCTGCGAAGGCGTGGAATTCGTGCACGTCTATATGATGCGCGACCGTTGCCCGGTGGCCTGAACACGTATGGGGTTGCGGAGTACAAGCTGCCGCTGGTGGAGAGTCTGCGGGAGATCGAGATGCTTTCGCAGTTGGGAGTGGACTTTCATTTTGAGACGCGGATCGATGCATCCGGACTTGCTGAACTCGAACGAAAGCATGATGCGGTTTTTCTTGGAATTGGACTAGGCGCGATTCATCAGCTTGGAGTCTCTGGGGAGGCGCTTGCCGGAGTGACGAATGCGCTTGACCTGATTGCCGGGTATAAGTCCGGTTCGCTGACGACGGTACCGGAACGCGTGGTGGTGGTGGGGGCCGGAAATACCGCTATTGATGCGGCAATCGCTGCGGTTCGGCTCGGGGCGGCTGATGTGCGTATTGTCTATAGGCGAGGAGCGGAGCAGATGTCGGCGTTCAGGTTCGAATATGAGCATGCAAAGAACGAGGGCGTGAAGTTCCTCTGGCACGTTCAGCCGACGGGCGTTCGCGGCGATAGGGTTGTGGAGGGGATCGAGCTGACGAAACTTGAGTCGACCGAAGACGGTTCGATTGTGCCTCAGATGGGTTCGGAGTTTGTTCTCGAGGTTGACCTTATCGTCTTATCGATTGGACAAGCAACGCATGCGGCTTTTCTCTTTGAGTCTTCGAGTACGTTTGGGAAGATTCAGCTTGAGCGTGGTCGAATTGTGATTGACCGAGCGACAGGACAGACCTCTTACCCGAAGTTTTTTGCCGGCGGAGACTGTACAAACGGCGGACGCGAGGTAGTGGACGCGGTGGCGGACGGAAAGCGTGCCGGGATCGGAATCGCTAAATGGTTGGAGGTGCAATATGTCCAGACCTAA